Proteins encoded in a region of the Isosphaeraceae bacterium EP7 genome:
- a CDS encoding zinc ribbon domain-containing protein: MPPGPHLTHGTPPAETAAEPPRARLCPNCSAPLERGAVFCPNCGQALDNAVDSEVDGALPLEPAETKADSGTVFTCENCGASVRCDPDSRTATCPFCDSPYVVDRPPDRTGRQAPEFVLGFEIDRNRAEAIYRRWIGGRALFRPGDLGRAALADGLRGIYLPFWSFSVRASSRWRANIGEFWYRTETYTTRDSNGRTVTRTRQVREIEWGPLDGEHQDYYSLYLVSASKGLPQQDFDQVLPYRLDALRRYAPRYLAGWLSEEYSVDRDEALARSQDETRRREQEAIAALLPGDTHTDLGVETDFSEADSDLILLPIYLRSYRYGGTLYRVIINGQTGKIVGQEPLSIPRVTVAVTLILAIFAAAYVLATWGAR, from the coding sequence ATGCCGCCCGGCCCTCACCTCACCCACGGCACCCCGCCGGCCGAGACCGCCGCCGAGCCCCCGCGCGCCCGGCTCTGCCCCAACTGCTCCGCACCCCTCGAACGAGGCGCGGTCTTCTGTCCCAACTGCGGCCAGGCCCTCGATAACGCCGTTGATTCCGAGGTGGACGGGGCCCTGCCCCTTGAGCCCGCCGAGACCAAGGCCGACTCAGGAACCGTCTTCACCTGCGAGAATTGCGGCGCCTCGGTCCGCTGCGATCCTGATTCGCGGACTGCGACCTGTCCCTTCTGCGACTCCCCCTACGTCGTCGACCGGCCCCCCGACCGCACCGGCCGCCAGGCCCCCGAGTTCGTGCTCGGCTTCGAGATCGACCGCAACCGCGCCGAGGCGATCTATCGCCGATGGATCGGTGGCCGCGCCCTGTTCCGGCCGGGGGATCTGGGCAGGGCCGCGCTCGCCGACGGGCTGCGCGGCATCTACCTGCCGTTCTGGTCGTTCAGCGTCCGGGCAAGCTCACGATGGCGGGCGAATATCGGCGAATTCTGGTATCGCACCGAGACTTACACCACCCGCGATTCCAACGGCCGGACCGTGACCCGCACCCGCCAGGTCCGCGAGATCGAGTGGGGGCCTCTCGATGGCGAGCATCAGGATTATTACAGCCTCTACCTCGTCAGTGCCTCCAAAGGGTTGCCGCAGCAAGACTTCGATCAGGTCCTGCCCTATCGGCTTGATGCCCTCCGACGTTATGCCCCGCGCTACCTGGCCGGCTGGCTGAGCGAGGAATATTCGGTTGACCGCGACGAGGCCCTCGCCCGCAGCCAGGACGAGACCCGTCGCCGCGAGCAGGAGGCCATCGCCGCCCTGTTGCCGGGGGACACCCACACGGACCTCGGCGTCGAGACCGACTTTTCCGAGGCCGATTCCGACCTGATCCTCCTGCCCATCTACTTGCGCAGCTATCGCTACGGCGGGACGCTCTATCGGGTGATCATCAATGGCCAGACGGGCAAGATCGTCGGCCAGGAACCGCTCTCGATCCCTCGGGTCACGGTCGCGGTGACCCTCATCCTGGCCATCTTCGCCGCCGCTTACGTCCTGGCGACCTGGGGGGCCCGATGA
- the ruvA gene encoding Holliday junction branch migration protein RuvA — MISQVRGIVRSVGVEELVLEVDPYELEILIPEHARRALQGQVGEKIALHTIFYIEGNAVGRMTPRLVGFLTTIEREFFEIFCSVDGVGVRKALRAMVRPVRELARAIQDQEVKTLATYPGIGEATAERIVAKLRRKVGKFALMVAQPGSPNEPAAASQANGVVENAQADVIRDTFAALMSVGHNESQARQAIDRVLMGKKKYKSVAEMIDAIYLQDRNER; from the coding sequence TTGATTTCCCAGGTCCGAGGCATCGTCCGTTCCGTCGGCGTGGAAGAGCTCGTCCTCGAGGTCGACCCCTACGAGCTCGAGATCCTCATCCCCGAGCACGCCCGCAGGGCGCTCCAGGGGCAGGTTGGCGAGAAGATCGCGCTCCACACGATCTTCTATATCGAGGGCAACGCCGTCGGTCGGATGACCCCCAGGCTCGTCGGCTTCCTCACCACGATCGAGCGCGAGTTCTTCGAGATCTTCTGCTCGGTCGACGGCGTCGGCGTGCGCAAAGCCTTGCGTGCCATGGTCCGGCCCGTCCGCGAGCTGGCCCGCGCCATCCAGGATCAGGAGGTCAAGACCTTGGCCACCTATCCGGGGATCGGCGAGGCCACCGCCGAGCGGATCGTCGCCAAGCTCCGCCGCAAGGTCGGCAAGTTCGCCCTGATGGTCGCGCAGCCCGGCTCCCCCAACGAGCCTGCCGCCGCTTCCCAGGCTAACGGCGTCGTGGAGAACGCCCAGGCCGACGTCATCCGCGACACCTTCGCGGCGCTCATGTCCGTCGGCCACAACGAAAGTCAGGCCCGCCAGGCGATCGATCGTGTCCTGATGGGCAAGAAAAAGTACAAGAGCGTGGCCGAGATGATCGATGCCATCTATCTGCAGGATCGCAACGAACGCTGA
- a CDS encoding ABC transporter permease — protein MAVAPTSHHGHTPVHRLGERFFDIVADVGDVAQFSATTLAWTFRRRVRWSVLVPNFYAIGVMSFPVVAITGTFIGMVLASQAHSQFAMMGLATRLGSVINISLVKELGPVLAATMLAGRVGSSMSAELGTMRVTEQIDALEALGTNPIHHLVVPRFLACVLLIPLLTLMADFMGVIGGAVVSTKILGVDSYFYWYHSRNYVGALDLFAGIFKSFFFGAAIAMISCHRGFNSKAGAEGVGKAATEAFVYSFIAILALDFALGILWNSVYYAIWPDSSGLL, from the coding sequence ATGGCCGTTGCCCCGACGTCGCACCACGGCCATACCCCGGTCCATCGGCTGGGCGAGCGATTCTTCGACATCGTCGCAGACGTGGGCGATGTCGCCCAGTTCTCGGCGACGACGCTGGCCTGGACTTTCCGCCGGCGGGTCCGGTGGTCGGTGCTGGTGCCGAACTTCTACGCCATCGGCGTGATGAGCTTCCCGGTGGTGGCGATCACCGGCACGTTCATCGGTATGGTGCTGGCCTCTCAGGCGCACAGCCAGTTCGCCATGATGGGCCTGGCCACCCGGCTGGGCTCGGTGATCAATATCTCGCTGGTCAAGGAGCTGGGCCCGGTGCTGGCGGCGACGATGCTGGCCGGCCGCGTGGGATCGAGCATGTCGGCCGAGCTGGGGACGATGCGCGTCACCGAGCAGATCGACGCGCTGGAGGCCCTGGGCACCAACCCGATCCACCACCTGGTCGTCCCCCGGTTCCTGGCCTGCGTGCTCCTGATCCCGCTGCTGACCCTGATGGCCGACTTCATGGGCGTCATCGGCGGGGCGGTGGTGAGCACGAAGATCCTGGGGGTCGACTCCTACTTCTACTGGTATCACTCGCGCAATTATGTTGGCGCGCTCGACCTGTTCGCCGGCATCTTCAAGAGCTTCTTCTTCGGCGCGGCGATCGCGATGATCAGCTGCCACCGCGGGTTCAACTCCAAGGCGGGTGCCGAGGGGGTGGGCAAGGCGGCGACCGAGGCGTTCGTCTATTCGTTCATCGCGATCCTGGCGCTGGACTTCGCGCTGGGGATCCTCTGGAACTCGGTGTATTACGCAATCTGGCCAGACTCGTCGGGGCTGCTATGA
- a CDS encoding ABC transporter ATP-binding protein, giving the protein MSADPIIELDRITMRFRQQTVLRDLTLNVRLGETLCVIGESGCGKTVLLKLMIGLLTPTSGTVKFDGKELSKMSEQELTRTRLRFGFLFQMAALFDSLTIFDNVAFGPRQHNLYDPETIRKVVAERLHEVGLPAGVEHKKPAELSGGQRKRVGLARALALDPEVMLYDEPTTGLDPIMSDVINQLIMQTHDTKGVTGIVVTHDMTTVTKVADRVVMLYPIRRLGPKDSQVLFDGPPDLLHDHPDPRVRQFVRGEAGERLREMSQQQREANATPDSGAGDDSDSGPDV; this is encoded by the coding sequence ATGAGTGCCGACCCGATCATCGAGCTGGACCGGATCACGATGCGGTTCCGCCAGCAGACGGTCCTGCGCGACCTGACGTTGAACGTCAGGCTGGGCGAGACCCTCTGCGTCATCGGCGAGAGCGGCTGCGGCAAGACCGTGCTGCTGAAGCTGATGATCGGACTGCTGACGCCGACGAGCGGGACGGTCAAGTTCGACGGCAAGGAGCTGTCGAAGATGAGCGAGCAGGAGCTGACGCGCACCCGGCTGCGGTTCGGCTTCCTGTTCCAGATGGCCGCCCTGTTCGACAGCCTGACGATCTTCGACAACGTCGCCTTCGGCCCCCGGCAGCACAACCTGTACGACCCAGAGACGATCCGCAAGGTGGTCGCCGAGCGACTGCACGAGGTGGGCCTGCCCGCCGGCGTCGAGCACAAGAAGCCCGCGGAGCTGTCCGGCGGCCAGCGCAAACGGGTCGGCCTGGCCCGCGCCCTGGCGCTCGACCCCGAGGTGATGCTCTACGACGAGCCGACCACCGGCCTCGACCCGATCATGAGCGACGTGATCAACCAGCTCATCATGCAGACGCACGACACCAAGGGGGTCACCGGCATCGTCGTCACCCACGACATGACGACGGTGACGAAGGTGGCCGACCGCGTGGTGATGCTCTACCCGATCCGCAGGCTGGGGCCCAAGGATTCGCAGGTCCTCTTCGACGGGCCGCCGGACCTGCTGCACGACCACCCCGACCCCCGCGTCCGCCAGTTCGTGCGGGGCGAGGCCGGCGAGCGGCTGCGCGAGATGTCGCAGCAGCAGCGCGAGGCCAACGCGACGCCCGACTCCGGCGCCGGCGACGACTCGGACTCGGGGCCCGACGTATGA
- a CDS encoding MlaD family protein has protein sequence MNERVMQFRIGMFVIVAGLVLSMLLVWFGESPSLLRDHVFVTARYVEAPGVAEGVPVRKSGIRVGEVTAVTFDEREGQPDGVLVTIQLERKYKLKAGSRPRITRSLIGDVSIDMIPGPGPELLQTFKSHNPPPTLEGEITPDPSKALQAATEAFQKAGNTLAAIDAAASGIADISKKAGSLGEFLDTWGTTGRKMMTLAEDIDRVVRDNEADIKPAVANLRQAVEKVNAVLDPSTQANAKSAINRMNKVTSELELGLAEVRPLLRDLGAPATTVPQTGAGQTVQRLNRIASDVGLLTHTLNDGKNGLNTNGTLQRMLTHPELFDNLNRMAATANEVINGAKPVVNSFRTFAEKLARDPSAMTRGALQRQ, from the coding sequence ATGAACGAGCGGGTCATGCAGTTCCGGATCGGCATGTTCGTCATCGTGGCGGGCCTGGTCCTGTCGATGCTCCTGGTCTGGTTCGGCGAGAGCCCCTCGCTGCTCCGCGACCATGTCTTCGTCACCGCACGCTATGTCGAGGCCCCCGGCGTGGCCGAGGGCGTCCCCGTGCGAAAGAGCGGGATCCGCGTCGGCGAGGTCACGGCCGTCACCTTCGACGAGCGCGAGGGCCAGCCGGACGGCGTGCTGGTGACGATCCAGCTCGAGCGCAAATACAAGCTGAAGGCGGGGTCGAGGCCCAGGATCACGCGATCGCTGATCGGCGACGTCTCGATCGACATGATCCCCGGACCCGGACCCGAGCTGCTCCAGACCTTCAAGAGTCACAACCCGCCGCCGACCCTGGAGGGGGAGATCACCCCCGACCCGTCGAAGGCGCTTCAGGCGGCGACCGAGGCGTTCCAGAAGGCGGGCAACACCCTGGCCGCCATCGACGCGGCGGCCAGCGGGATCGCCGACATCTCCAAGAAGGCCGGCAGCCTGGGCGAGTTCCTCGACACCTGGGGGACCACCGGGCGCAAGATGATGACCCTGGCCGAGGACATCGACCGCGTGGTGCGCGACAACGAGGCCGACATCAAGCCGGCCGTGGCGAACCTGCGGCAGGCGGTGGAGAAGGTCAACGCGGTGCTCGACCCGTCCACCCAGGCCAACGCCAAGTCGGCCATCAACCGGATGAACAAGGTCACCTCCGAGCTGGAGCTGGGCCTGGCCGAGGTCCGCCCCCTGCTCCGCGACCTGGGCGCCCCCGCGACCACCGTCCCCCAGACCGGCGCCGGCCAGACCGTGCAACGCCTCAACCGGATCGCCAGCGACGTGGGCCTGCTGACCCACACGCTCAACGACGGCAAGAACGGCCTGAACACCAACGGCACCCTCCAGCGAATGCTGACCCACCCCGAGCTGTTCGACAACCTGAACCGGATGGCGGCGACCGCCAACGAGGTCATCAATGGGGCCAAGCCCGTGGTGAACTCCTTCCGCACCTTCGCCGAGAAGCTGGCGCGAGACCCCTCGGCCATGACCCGAGGGGCCTTGCAGCGTCAGTGA
- a CDS encoding SDR family oxidoreductase, whose translation MSEWNTKVDGKVVVITGASSGIGEAMARLLAANGAKVVLGARRGDRLESIVGEIRASGGQALAHAVDVTKHDEVKGLVAAAVSHFGRIDVMINNAGYMPLSPLAADKVDEWDRTIDVNVKGVLYGISAALPHFLAQQSGHMISVSSVAGHHVFPGAAVYCGTKFAVRAIAEGFRMEAGPNIRSTIISPGAVESELSSHITDAPTAEMVKAFTSIAIPAEAIAQAVLYAIRQPASVAVNEILVRPTAQSL comes from the coding sequence ATGTCTGAATGGAACACCAAGGTCGACGGAAAGGTCGTCGTCATCACCGGGGCCAGCAGCGGGATCGGCGAGGCGATGGCCCGGCTGCTGGCCGCGAATGGCGCGAAGGTGGTACTCGGGGCGAGGCGCGGCGATCGTCTGGAATCGATCGTCGGCGAGATCCGGGCATCGGGCGGGCAGGCCCTGGCCCATGCCGTCGACGTGACCAAGCATGACGAGGTGAAAGGCCTGGTTGCCGCGGCCGTCTCGCACTTCGGCCGGATCGACGTGATGATCAACAACGCGGGATATATGCCGCTGTCGCCGCTGGCGGCCGACAAGGTGGACGAGTGGGACCGGACCATCGACGTCAATGTGAAGGGTGTGCTCTACGGCATCTCGGCCGCCTTGCCGCATTTCCTGGCCCAGCAAAGCGGGCACATGATCAGCGTGTCATCGGTCGCAGGGCACCATGTCTTCCCCGGCGCCGCTGTCTATTGCGGGACGAAGTTCGCGGTCCGTGCGATCGCGGAGGGGTTCCGGATGGAGGCCGGCCCGAACATCCGCAGCACCATCATCAGCCCCGGCGCGGTGGAATCCGAGCTGAGCAGCCACATCACCGACGCCCCGACCGCCGAGATGGTCAAGGCGTTCACCTCGATCGCGATCCCAGCGGAGGCGATCGCCCAGGCCGTTCTCTACGCGATCCGGCAACCTGCGTCGGTCGCCGTCAATGAGATCCTGGTCAGGCCCACCGCCCAGTCGCTCTGA
- a CDS encoding AraC family transcriptional regulator: MSGRTVEELAELIERHTGVDGEHPTAIGGLDLFRLSAPNEPIQIVYEPSLCLIAQGRKRVILADEIYIYDPAHFLLASVDLPVASQVIEASPQSPYLALRINLDAGQVGELAADAGLARPAGPPKNRGLAVSPVGPTLLDAVVRLLDLLDSPGDVGILAPLVLREITYRLLVGEQGPRLRQITAVDGQARRIVRAIQWLKGHFAEPFRIDILAREARMSPSSLHHQFKAVTAMSPLQYQKQLRLQEARRLMLGEGLDAATAGYRVGYESPSQFSREYRRLFGQPPRLDLASIRTASRL, from the coding sequence ATGAGCGGACGGACCGTCGAAGAGCTGGCCGAGCTGATCGAGCGGCATACCGGCGTGGATGGTGAGCATCCGACCGCGATCGGGGGGCTTGACCTGTTCCGGCTCTCGGCCCCGAACGAGCCGATCCAGATCGTCTACGAGCCGTCCCTCTGCCTGATCGCGCAAGGCCGGAAGCGGGTCATCCTGGCCGACGAGATCTACATCTACGACCCTGCGCATTTCCTGCTCGCGTCCGTCGACCTGCCGGTCGCCAGCCAGGTCATCGAGGCCTCTCCGCAATCTCCCTACCTGGCCCTCAGGATCAATCTCGATGCCGGGCAGGTCGGGGAACTGGCCGCGGACGCCGGACTGGCGCGACCGGCGGGCCCGCCGAAGAATCGAGGACTGGCCGTCAGTCCGGTGGGGCCTACGCTGCTGGACGCGGTCGTGCGGCTGCTCGACCTCCTCGATAGCCCGGGGGACGTCGGGATATTGGCGCCGCTGGTCCTGCGCGAGATCACCTACCGGCTGCTGGTGGGCGAGCAGGGTCCTCGGCTGCGCCAGATCACCGCGGTGGACGGCCAGGCGAGGCGAATCGTGCGGGCCATACAGTGGCTCAAAGGCCACTTCGCGGAGCCCTTCCGCATCGACATCCTCGCACGCGAGGCGAGGATGAGCCCGTCGTCGCTCCACCACCAGTTCAAGGCCGTGACGGCGATGAGCCCGCTCCAATACCAGAAGCAACTCCGGCTCCAGGAAGCCCGACGCCTGATGCTCGGCGAGGGGCTGGACGCGGCGACGGCCGGATACCGCGTGGGCTACGAAAGCCCCTCGCAATTCAGCCGCGAATACCGCCGCCTGTTCGGCCAGCCCCCGCGGCTCGATCTGGCCTCAATCCGGACCGCATCACGGCTGTAA
- a CDS encoding glycosyltransferase family 39 protein produces the protein MARRPPSQRSAPNPAPVEPPPPSVSVATRPPFWTKGRTAGAVAFLLIAQWCLAVLSLVRENPTIDEVIHLPAGISYWQTGTFKLYHHNPPLVKMLAAWPVSGRDATTEELYRSPAWTSELPNKAEFAHEFARLRAADYFELFTKARLVMPTFALIGGLAVFAWSARLFGPAGGLLSLALWCTCPNVLAHSRLITTDVAATSLGVAATYLFWSSLRRPSWWAALGLGAVLGLAQLTKFSLVVLYALWPLIWAIDVWAKGRGAGLGRSIAGAAGRGLVIVSVSVLVINLGYEFEGSFTPLGNYQFVSAPLTREREADLVLPPYRADLLVKLRSYRVNRFRGTWLGSIPVPLPAHYLLGFDNQKLEADGVPLHILNAEPPPVRAGEIRGYPVYLDGSLRSQGWRTYYLWALAYKTPDATILLAALALVAAATSRRARASLGDELSLVVVPAATFAAISFGTDINIGLRYILPIFPYAYIALGRIAPWASGFAGVGARRVACGAVAGLVALAAAGSLSVHPHYLAYFNVASGGPANGSSHLIDSNIDWGQDLINLRAWLRENDVKEPVGIAYFGQIHPNMFALRGDSFPWFLPTAKPRGLDGSPAGTPVDGPKPGLYAVSVSLVHGLPWRVYAPGRFAPYPAFADAFGYFRELKPIAQIGYSINLYRLDQADADRLARHWQAR, from the coding sequence ATGGCCCGACGTCCCCCTTCGCAGCGATCCGCCCCGAACCCGGCCCCGGTCGAGCCCCCGCCTCCCTCGGTTTCGGTTGCAACCCGACCGCCGTTCTGGACGAAGGGGCGGACCGCGGGCGCGGTGGCGTTCCTGCTCATCGCCCAGTGGTGCCTGGCGGTCCTGAGCCTGGTCCGCGAGAACCCGACGATCGACGAGGTCATCCACCTGCCGGCGGGGATCAGCTACTGGCAGACCGGGACGTTCAAGCTCTATCACCACAACCCGCCGCTGGTGAAGATGCTCGCCGCCTGGCCTGTTTCCGGGCGAGACGCGACGACGGAGGAGCTCTATCGGTCGCCGGCATGGACGTCGGAGCTGCCCAACAAGGCGGAGTTCGCCCACGAGTTCGCCCGGTTGCGTGCGGCCGATTATTTCGAGCTATTCACCAAGGCCAGGCTGGTGATGCCCACGTTCGCCCTCATCGGCGGACTTGCCGTGTTCGCCTGGTCGGCCCGGCTGTTCGGGCCCGCCGGTGGCCTGCTCAGTCTCGCCCTCTGGTGCACCTGCCCGAACGTGCTGGCCCACTCGCGGCTGATCACCACCGACGTCGCCGCGACCTCGCTGGGTGTCGCCGCCACGTACCTGTTCTGGTCATCGCTGAGGCGGCCGAGCTGGTGGGCCGCCCTCGGCCTGGGCGCGGTCCTGGGCCTGGCGCAACTGACCAAGTTCAGCCTGGTCGTCCTCTACGCCCTCTGGCCCCTCATCTGGGCGATCGACGTCTGGGCGAAGGGAAGGGGAGCCGGGCTCGGTCGCAGCATCGCCGGCGCCGCCGGCCGCGGCCTGGTCATCGTCTCGGTCAGCGTGCTCGTCATTAACCTCGGCTATGAGTTCGAAGGCTCCTTCACGCCGCTGGGCAATTACCAGTTCGTCAGCGCACCGCTCACCCGGGAGCGGGAGGCCGACCTTGTGCTCCCCCCTTACAGGGCCGACCTGCTAGTCAAGCTGCGTTCCTATCGCGTCAACCGATTCAGGGGCACCTGGCTCGGCTCGATCCCCGTCCCGCTCCCGGCGCACTACCTGCTGGGGTTCGACAACCAGAAGCTCGAGGCCGACGGCGTCCCGCTTCACATCCTCAACGCGGAGCCGCCGCCGGTGCGGGCTGGCGAGATCCGCGGCTATCCTGTCTACCTGGACGGCAGCCTCAGGAGCCAGGGTTGGCGCACCTATTACCTCTGGGCACTGGCCTACAAGACGCCCGACGCCACGATCCTTCTGGCCGCCCTGGCGCTCGTCGCCGCCGCCACTTCGCGCCGGGCCCGGGCGTCGCTGGGCGACGAGCTGAGCCTGGTCGTCGTCCCGGCCGCCACGTTCGCCGCGATCAGCTTCGGCACCGACATCAACATCGGCCTGCGCTACATCCTGCCCATCTTTCCCTATGCCTACATCGCCCTGGGCCGGATCGCCCCCTGGGCCTCGGGCTTCGCCGGGGTGGGGGCCAGGAGGGTCGCTTGCGGCGCGGTCGCCGGGCTCGTCGCGCTTGCGGCGGCGGGCAGCCTCTCGGTCCACCCGCACTACCTGGCCTACTTCAACGTGGCCAGCGGCGGCCCCGCCAACGGCTCCTCGCACCTCATCGACAGCAACATCGACTGGGGCCAGGACCTGATCAACCTCCGCGCCTGGCTGCGCGAGAACGACGTCAAGGAGCCCGTCGGGATCGCCTACTTCGGCCAGATTCATCCGAATATGTTCGCGTTGCGGGGCGACTCGTTCCCCTGGTTCCTGCCGACCGCCAAGCCCAGGGGCCTGGACGGCTCGCCCGCCGGGACGCCCGTCGACGGCCCGAAACCCGGCCTCTACGCCGTGAGCGTGTCGCTGGTCCATGGCCTTCCCTGGAGGGTCTACGCCCCCGGCCGGTTCGCCCCCTACCCCGCCTTCGCCGACGCCTTCGGCTACTTCCGCGAGCTGAAGCCCATCGCCCAGATTGGCTATTCCATCAACCTCTACCGCCTCGATCAGGCCGACGCCGACCGCCTCGCCCGCCACTGGCAGGCCCGTTAA
- a CDS encoding cysteine hydrolase family protein translates to MSRALLVIDVQNEYFDGALPITHPAGHLDRILEVMDAARGKIPTVVIQHHFPQPDKPFFQRGTHGWELHKEVAGRPRDALIEKTMPGSFTGTNLEAWLRERGITTVTIAGYMTHMCCDTTARQAVHRGLTVEFLSDATGTLPLSNAAGSVTAEELQRSILCAQQMLLSEVLPTSEWIGRL, encoded by the coding sequence ATGAGCCGCGCATTGCTCGTGATCGACGTACAGAACGAATACTTCGACGGCGCACTGCCGATCACCCATCCGGCGGGCCACCTCGACCGGATCCTCGAAGTGATGGACGCCGCCCGGGGGAAGATCCCGACGGTCGTCATCCAGCACCACTTCCCGCAGCCCGACAAGCCCTTCTTTCAGAGGGGAACCCACGGCTGGGAGTTGCACAAGGAGGTGGCCGGCAGGCCCAGGGATGCCCTGATCGAGAAGACGATGCCGGGCAGCTTCACCGGCACCAACCTGGAGGCCTGGCTCCGCGAGCGTGGGATTACCACGGTGACCATCGCCGGATACATGACGCACATGTGCTGCGACACCACCGCGAGACAGGCCGTGCATCGGGGCCTGACCGTGGAGTTCTTGAGCGACGCGACCGGCACACTTCCGCTGTCCAACGCCGCCGGCTCCGTGACGGCCGAGGAGTTGCAGCGGTCGATCCTGTGCGCCCAGCAGATGCTCCTGAGCGAGGTGCTTCCGACGTCGGAGTGGATCGGGCGGCTGTGA